From a single Arachis hypogaea cultivar Tifrunner chromosome 3, arahy.Tifrunner.gnm2.J5K5, whole genome shotgun sequence genomic region:
- the LOC112769425 gene encoding V-type proton ATPase subunit E2 produces the protein MKDADVSKQIQQMIKFIRQEAEEKANEISVTAEEEFNIEKLQLLEAEKKKIKQEYERKSKQIDVRRKIEYSMQLNASRIKVLQAQDDTVNSMKEASRKALSRLANDKKVYRKLLRDLILQGLVRMREPSVIIRCRESDKKIIESLIEECKKDYMDKMRLQQPPRITIDERVYLPPPKNGNAADSLEPFCNGGVVMASEDGKIVLENTLDARLDVIFRHKLPEIRKRLLG, from the exons atgaagGATGCGGATGTATCAAAGCAGATCCAGCAGATGATTAAATTCATCCGCCAAGAAGCCGAGGAAAAAGCTAACGAGATTTCGGTTACAGCCGAGGAG GAATTCAACATTGAGAAACTACAATTACTTGAGGCTGAGAAgaaaaagatcaaacaagaatacgAGCGGAAAAGCAAACAAATCGATGTTCGTAGAAAGAT TGAATACTCGATGCAGTTGAATGCATCGCGTATAAAAGTGCTTCAAGCACAAGATGACACTGTGAATTCAATGAAGGAAGCTTCTAGAAAGGCTCTCTCACGTCTCGCTAATGATAAGAAAGTTTACAGGAAACTCCTCAGGGACTTGATTCTAcag GGTTTAGTGAGGATGAGGGAACCATCGGTGATAATAAGATGCAGAGAGAGTGATAAGAAGATAATTGAGTCATTGATTGAGGAATGCAAGAAAGATTACATGGATAAAATGCGCCTCCAGCAACCACCTAGGATCACCATTGATGAGCGTGTTTATCTCCCACCACCTAAAAACGGCAACGCCGCCGATTCTCTTGAACCTTTTTG CAATGGAGGAGTAGTAATGGCTTCGGAGGATGGGAAGATAGTGCTGGAGAACACCCTTGATGCACGCTTGGATGTTATTTTTCGCCACAAATTGCCTGAG aTTCGGAAGCGCTTGTTAGGTTGA
- the LOC112789168 gene encoding bZIP transcription factor 44 has translation MASSSGTSSGSSTLVLQNSGSEEELQALMDQRKRKRMISNRESARRSRMRKQKHLDDLVSQVATLRKENQQILTSVNITTQQYLNVESENSVLRAQVEELSHRLDSLNEIIDFLNANNTSNGVYGSSSGGSFMEPVNSFFNNSLNMAFLNQPIMASASDMLQY, from the coding sequence ATGGCGTCTTCAAGTGGAACGTCTTCAGGTTCATCAACTCTTGTGCTTCAGAACTCGGGTTCTGAGGAGGAGTTGCAGGCTTTGATGGAtcaaaggaagaggaagaggatgatATCAAACCGCGAATCGGCGAGGAGGTCGAGGATGAGGAAGCAGAAGCACCTTGACGATCTTGTTTCTCAGGTGGCAACGTTAAGGAAGGAGAATCAACAGATCCTCACAAGCGTCAACATCACTACGCAGCAATATCTGAATGTTGAATCCGAGAATTCTGTTCTTAGGGCTCAGGTTGAGGAACTTAGTCACAGGTTGGACTCACTCAATGAGATCATTGACTTCTTGAATGCCAATAACACTAGCAATGGTGTTTATGGTTCTTCTTCAGGAGGGTCATTCATGGAGCCAGTTAATAGCTTCTTCAACAACTCTTTGAACATGGCCTTTCTCAACCAACCCATTATGGCCTCAGCATCCGACATGTTACAATACTGA